In one window of Leifsonia sp. NPDC080035 DNA:
- a CDS encoding MFS transporter, whose product MARRRHFVDLSPLRESPAFARLWLGGAISGIGGQMTVVAVGLHIYDLTHSTLAVSFVALFALAPMIVFGLYGGVLADAFDRRTVALVTAIVAWVSTAGIALFAWFDVQVVWPLYVLTTINAVATVMIGGTRQAITPRLLPARLLPAASALGGIGMGVMVTVGPALAGLLVASVGIPWTYTIDVLLFTAAFLGIFTLPSIVPEGERQSAGLSSVLEGLRFLRTAPNLSMTFVLDVIAMTFGQPRALFPAVGALLIGGGPVTVGILTAAGAVGTLLSSVFSGRLGHVRWQGRAVERAIIVYGAAILGFGIVLAVVASTGTTGGGTSIAQANLPALILATLLLAASGAADNVSSIFRMTILQASAPDVMRGRLQGVFTVVVTGGPRLGDLYVGLLALTGALWFPPLLGGLVIVVLVATIVRVQGAFRRYDALAPTP is encoded by the coding sequence CTGGCGCGCCGGCGCCACTTCGTCGACCTCAGCCCGCTGAGGGAGTCCCCCGCGTTCGCGCGGCTCTGGCTCGGCGGCGCGATCTCCGGCATCGGCGGCCAGATGACCGTGGTCGCGGTCGGGCTGCACATCTACGACCTGACGCACTCCACGCTCGCCGTCTCCTTCGTCGCGCTGTTCGCGCTCGCGCCGATGATCGTGTTCGGCCTGTACGGCGGTGTGCTCGCCGACGCGTTCGACCGCAGGACGGTCGCGCTCGTCACGGCGATCGTCGCCTGGGTCTCCACCGCAGGGATCGCGCTGTTCGCCTGGTTCGACGTGCAGGTGGTCTGGCCGCTCTACGTGCTGACGACGATCAACGCGGTCGCCACCGTGATGATCGGCGGCACCCGACAGGCGATCACCCCGCGGCTGCTCCCGGCCCGCCTGCTGCCGGCGGCGAGCGCGCTCGGCGGCATCGGGATGGGCGTGATGGTCACCGTCGGGCCCGCGCTCGCCGGCCTCCTGGTCGCCAGCGTCGGTATCCCGTGGACGTACACGATCGACGTCCTGCTCTTCACCGCCGCTTTCCTCGGCATCTTCACGCTGCCCTCGATCGTGCCGGAGGGCGAGCGGCAGAGCGCCGGGCTCTCCTCGGTGCTGGAGGGTCTGCGCTTCCTGCGCACGGCGCCGAACCTCAGCATGACCTTCGTGCTCGACGTGATCGCCATGACCTTCGGTCAGCCGCGCGCGCTGTTCCCCGCGGTCGGCGCGCTGCTGATCGGCGGCGGCCCGGTCACCGTCGGCATCCTGACCGCGGCCGGCGCCGTCGGGACGCTGCTCTCCAGCGTCTTCTCCGGGCGCCTCGGCCACGTGCGCTGGCAGGGCCGCGCCGTCGAGCGGGCGATCATCGTCTACGGCGCCGCGATCCTCGGCTTCGGGATCGTGCTCGCCGTCGTCGCGTCCACCGGCACGACCGGCGGCGGCACCTCCATCGCCCAGGCGAACCTGCCCGCGCTCATCCTCGCCACGCTGCTGCTCGCGGCGTCCGGAGCGGCGGACAACGTCAGCTCGATCTTCCGGATGACGATCCTGCAGGCCTCCGCCCCCGACGTGATGCGCGGACGGTTGCAGGGCGTCTTCACCGTGGTCGTCACCGGCGGTCCGCGGCTCGGCGACCTCTACGTGGGTCTGCTCGCCCTCACCGGCGCGCTCTGGTTCCCGCCGCTGCTCGGCGGCCTCGTGATCGTGGTGCTCGTCGCGACGATCGTGCGCGTGCAGGGCGCCTTCCGTCGCTACGACGCCCTCGCCCCCACGCCGTAG
- a CDS encoding putative glycolipid-binding domain-containing protein codes for MRGAVRHVEWRGDEDPERLEAAVVTLAPDRLDALGTSRTTDYVTSWALETGADWVTSRLSVSVAGRGFTRWLVLERDGHGRWTTETYAHGEADYHGERMPDPGAAHPASLDDALDCDLALCPVTNTMPILRLDARSGLPETELTMAWVDLPSLAVTASRQAYSAADPFDPASGRSVVRYRSVGSGFAADLTVDEDGLVVDYPRLARRIHPR; via the coding sequence ATGCGCGGAGCGGTGCGGCACGTCGAGTGGCGCGGCGACGAAGACCCCGAACGGCTGGAGGCGGCCGTCGTCACGCTCGCGCCCGACCGGCTCGACGCGCTCGGGACGTCGCGGACCACCGACTACGTCACGAGCTGGGCGCTCGAGACGGGGGCGGACTGGGTGACGTCGCGTCTCTCCGTATCGGTCGCCGGCCGCGGCTTCACCCGCTGGCTCGTGCTCGAGCGGGACGGCCACGGCCGCTGGACGACCGAGACGTACGCGCACGGGGAGGCCGACTACCACGGCGAGCGGATGCCGGATCCGGGAGCCGCGCATCCCGCGTCGCTGGACGACGCGCTCGACTGCGACCTCGCCCTCTGCCCGGTGACCAACACGATGCCGATCCTGCGGCTGGACGCCCGCAGCGGGCTGCCGGAGACCGAGCTGACGATGGCGTGGGTGGACCTGCCGTCGCTCGCGGTCACCGCCAGCAGGCAGGCCTACAGCGCAGCCGATCCGTTCGATCCCGCCTCCGGACGCAGCGTCGTGCGCTACCGGAGCGTCGGGTCCGGCTTCGCCGCCGACCTGACGGTGGACGAGGACGGCCTGGTCGTCGACTACCCGCGACTCGCCCGCCGCATCCACCCGCGCTGA
- a CDS encoding DUF664 domain-containing protein has product MTAATDLLTDAFGRIAATVRHTVRGLGAETLAARLDPDANSIAWLVWHLTRIQDDHVSDVAGREQAWTEEGWADRFGLPFDTADTGYGHDSSDVAALAAVSAGDLAGYHAAVHARTAEFLAGLTDDGLARVVDRSWDPPVTLAVRLVSVISDDLQHIGQAAYVRGVLERR; this is encoded by the coding sequence GTGACCGCTGCCACCGATCTGCTGACGGACGCCTTCGGGCGCATCGCCGCGACCGTCCGGCACACCGTGCGCGGGCTGGGCGCCGAGACGCTCGCCGCCCGACTGGACCCGGACGCCAACTCCATCGCCTGGCTCGTCTGGCACCTGACCCGTATCCAGGACGACCACGTCTCCGACGTCGCCGGCCGCGAGCAGGCGTGGACCGAGGAGGGCTGGGCGGACCGCTTCGGCCTGCCGTTCGACACCGCCGACACGGGCTACGGGCACGACTCCTCCGACGTGGCCGCGCTCGCCGCGGTGAGCGCCGGCGATCTGGCCGGATACCACGCCGCGGTGCACGCGCGAACCGCGGAGTTCCTCGCCGGCCTGACCGACGACGGCCTCGCTCGCGTCGTCGACCGGTCCTGGGACCCGCCCGTGACCCTCGCGGTGCGGCTGGTCAGCGTGATCTCGGACGACCTGCAGCACATCGGGCAGGCCGCATACGTGCGCGGCGTGCTGGAGCGGAGGTGA
- a CDS encoding anthrone oxygenase family protein: MQTATTIVIAIAALTTAAAGGVYLGFSAMVMPALARSRDASAASAATMNRINVRAPRSSFMLAFLGSALACLASGVLVLGRLPALDAVLALAGALLGVAGFLITAGVNVPLNNRLAAAGDDAAAFAAFEGPWRRANAARGAASLLGAASLVAAIAV, from the coding sequence ATGCAGACAGCGACGACCATCGTGATCGCCATCGCCGCCCTGACGACCGCCGCGGCCGGCGGCGTCTACCTCGGATTCAGTGCCATGGTGATGCCGGCACTCGCCCGTTCGCGCGACGCGTCCGCCGCGTCGGCCGCGACGATGAACCGCATCAACGTGCGTGCGCCGCGCTCCTCGTTCATGCTCGCCTTCCTCGGCTCGGCGCTCGCCTGCCTCGCCTCCGGCGTGCTCGTGCTGGGCCGACTGCCCGCCCTCGACGCGGTCCTCGCCCTCGCCGGGGCGCTGCTCGGCGTCGCCGGCTTCCTGATCACGGCCGGCGTGAACGTCCCGCTGAACAACCGGCTCGCCGCCGCCGGAGACGACGCGGCGGCGTTCGCCGCGTTCGAGGGGCCGTGGCGCCGGGCGAACGCGGCGCGCGGCGCGGCCTCACTTCTCGGCGCCGCCTCGCTCGTCGCCGCCATCGCCGTCTGA
- a CDS encoding citrate/2-methylcitrate synthase: MDRMNDTLIDVPRGLTNVVAASTRLGDVRGHEGFYHYRQYSAIDLATGRTFEEAWYLLLFGELPDAVQLTAFRERVAAARRIPDAVRDLLPAIAGLAGDDALAGLRMALAAVSAADGARPVYDEDEAARLEDAVRVAAVSPVLLAALHALANGADPREPRDDLGHVANYLYQLTGAVPDAAHEHALSAYMTAAIDHGFNASTFTARVIASTGADVASAVGGALGALAGPLHGGAPSRALETLDAIGTPERIDAWVTRAVTSGGRVMGFGHAVYRTEDPRSRMLREVAEGFGGERVDFAVTVERRVQELLAELKPGRELHTNVEFYAGVVMELCGVDRSMFTATFAAARVVGWSAHILEQAADGKIVRPSARYVGPAAPVPLPAA, from the coding sequence ATGGACCGCATGAACGACACCCTGATCGACGTCCCGCGCGGACTGACGAACGTCGTCGCCGCCAGCACCCGGCTCGGCGACGTGCGCGGGCACGAGGGCTTCTACCATTACCGCCAGTACTCGGCGATCGACCTCGCGACCGGGCGCACGTTCGAGGAGGCGTGGTACCTGCTGCTGTTCGGCGAGCTGCCGGACGCGGTGCAGCTGACCGCGTTCCGCGAGCGGGTCGCCGCCGCGCGCCGGATCCCGGACGCGGTGCGCGACCTGCTCCCCGCCATCGCCGGACTGGCCGGGGACGACGCCCTCGCGGGACTTCGGATGGCCCTCGCCGCCGTGTCGGCAGCGGACGGCGCCCGGCCCGTCTACGACGAGGACGAGGCGGCCCGCCTGGAGGACGCCGTGCGCGTCGCAGCCGTCTCGCCCGTGCTGCTGGCGGCGCTGCACGCGCTCGCGAACGGCGCGGACCCACGGGAACCGCGCGACGACCTCGGCCATGTCGCGAACTACCTCTACCAGCTCACCGGCGCGGTGCCGGACGCGGCGCACGAGCACGCGCTGAGCGCTTACATGACCGCGGCGATCGACCACGGCTTCAACGCCTCCACCTTCACGGCGCGGGTCATCGCCTCCACCGGCGCCGACGTCGCCTCCGCGGTCGGCGGCGCGCTCGGCGCGCTCGCGGGCCCGCTCCACGGAGGCGCGCCCAGCCGGGCGCTCGAGACGCTGGACGCGATCGGGACGCCCGAGCGCATCGACGCATGGGTGACGCGCGCCGTCACCTCCGGCGGCCGCGTCATGGGCTTCGGCCACGCCGTGTATCGCACGGAGGACCCGCGCTCACGCATGCTGCGCGAGGTCGCCGAGGGCTTCGGCGGGGAGCGCGTGGACTTCGCGGTCACCGTCGAGCGCCGGGTGCAGGAGTTGCTCGCGGAGCTGAAACCCGGCCGCGAGCTGCACACCAACGTCGAGTTCTACGCGGGTGTGGTGATGGAGCTGTGCGGGGTCGACCGCTCGATGTTCACGGCCACCTTCGCCGCGGCCCGGGTGGTCGGCTGGAGCGCGCACATCCTGGAGCAGGCCGCGGACGGCAAGATCGTGCGGCCGTCCGCGCGTTACGTTGGACCGGCGGCGCCCGTGCCGCTTCCGGCCGCCTGA
- a CDS encoding citrate synthase, with protein MQSLPRLTAEQTAERLGVKLETLYAYVARGRLSRERTADGSTFDALEVERFASSRRRSPAPGARHGEGRPLMVIETDFALIEDGELYYRGRAATELADEPFETVARWALTGRWEADARFSPGAGLDAARAAAAALPPGAGDRDRQLVAVTALAAADPLRTSLDPADVAGAAERLVAGMVAVLPSGAADPAGTSLASALWSRLSPQPARAGSVRTLNAALVLLLDHDLAVSTLAARAAASARATPYAVVVTGLGALDSPLHGNASRAAHRLLSRVIGGDEPARAVADAVVDGRGPLPGFGQPLYPSGDPRARILLGMLSEDPDAAPVVDAVERVSAVLRDRTGAEPNVDLALAALSLAGGMRDDAGEVVFATARSVGWIVHAIAEYAERPLRLRPVGRYAGPSA; from the coding sequence ATGCAATCCCTCCCCCGGCTGACCGCCGAGCAGACCGCCGAGCGCCTCGGTGTCAAGCTCGAGACGCTGTACGCCTACGTCGCGCGCGGTCGGCTGTCTCGGGAGCGGACGGCGGACGGCTCCACCTTCGACGCCCTGGAGGTGGAGCGCTTCGCGTCCTCACGCCGGCGCAGCCCCGCCCCCGGCGCGCGCCATGGCGAGGGCCGGCCGCTCATGGTGATCGAAACGGACTTCGCGCTCATCGAGGACGGCGAGCTCTACTACCGCGGCCGTGCCGCCACCGAGCTCGCCGACGAACCGTTCGAGACGGTCGCGCGCTGGGCGCTCACCGGACGCTGGGAGGCGGACGCACGGTTCTCCCCCGGCGCCGGGCTGGATGCGGCCCGCGCGGCGGCGGCCGCGCTCCCGCCGGGCGCCGGGGACCGCGACCGCCAGCTCGTCGCGGTCACGGCGCTGGCCGCTGCGGATCCGCTGCGCACCTCCCTCGACCCGGCCGACGTGGCCGGAGCCGCCGAACGGCTGGTCGCCGGGATGGTCGCCGTGCTCCCGTCCGGAGCGGCGGACCCGGCCGGGACGTCTCTCGCGAGCGCCCTGTGGTCGCGGCTCTCGCCGCAGCCCGCGCGTGCGGGCAGCGTCCGCACGCTCAACGCGGCGCTGGTGCTGCTGCTCGATCACGACCTCGCCGTGTCCACCCTCGCGGCGCGCGCGGCGGCGTCGGCACGGGCGACACCGTACGCGGTCGTGGTCACCGGGCTCGGCGCGCTCGACTCGCCGCTGCACGGCAACGCCAGCCGAGCGGCGCACCGTCTGCTGTCCCGCGTCATCGGCGGGGACGAACCCGCGCGGGCGGTCGCCGACGCGGTCGTCGACGGCCGCGGACCGCTGCCCGGCTTCGGCCAGCCGCTGTACCCGTCCGGCGATCCTCGGGCGCGCATCCTGCTCGGGATGCTCTCCGAGGATCCCGATGCCGCGCCCGTGGTCGACGCCGTGGAGCGGGTGTCTGCGGTGCTGCGCGATCGCACCGGCGCCGAGCCGAACGTCGACCTCGCACTGGCCGCCCTGTCGCTGGCGGGCGGGATGCGCGACGACGCCGGGGAGGTCGTCTTCGCGACCGCGCGCTCCGTCGGCTGGATCGTGCACGCCATCGCCGAGTACGCGGAGCGCCCGCTGCGCCTCCGCCCGGTCGGCCGCTACGCCGGTCCCTCCGCCTGA
- a CDS encoding methionine ABC transporter permease translates to MTDWSTLWPVYWTSIGQTLWMVLATLVLGGILGLALGVLLYTTRSGGLLENRPLSAVLNVIVNFIRPIPFIIFMTAVAPLTQFVLGTFLGTPAAIFPMTIAATFGLSRIVEQNLVTIDPGVIEAARAMGSSPWRIIVTLLIPEALGPLILGYTFVFVAIVDLSAVAGSLGGGGLGDFAISYGYQRYNWVVTWVAVLTIVVLVQAAQFLGNFLARKALRR, encoded by the coding sequence GTGACCGACTGGTCGACACTGTGGCCGGTGTACTGGACGTCCATCGGGCAGACGCTGTGGATGGTGCTGGCGACGCTGGTGCTCGGCGGCATCCTTGGCCTCGCGCTCGGCGTCCTGCTGTACACGACGCGCTCGGGCGGCCTGCTCGAGAACCGCCCGCTCTCGGCGGTGCTGAACGTGATCGTGAACTTCATCCGCCCGATCCCGTTCATCATCTTCATGACGGCGGTCGCGCCGCTCACGCAGTTCGTGCTGGGGACGTTCCTCGGCACGCCGGCGGCGATCTTCCCGATGACGATCGCGGCGACGTTCGGGCTGTCCCGGATCGTGGAGCAGAACCTCGTCACGATCGATCCCGGCGTGATCGAGGCGGCGCGGGCGATGGGGTCGAGCCCCTGGCGCATCATCGTCACGCTGCTCATCCCGGAGGCGCTCGGGCCGCTGATCCTCGGCTACACCTTCGTGTTCGTCGCGATCGTGGACCTGTCGGCCGTTGCCGGCAGCCTCGGCGGCGGAGGCCTCGGCGACTTCGCGATCTCGTACGGCTACCAGCGCTACAACTGGGTGGTGACCTGGGTCGCGGTGCTCACGATCGTGGTCCTCGTGCAGGCGGCCCAGTTCCTCGGCAACTTCCTGGCCCGCAAGGCCCTCCGCCGCTAG
- a CDS encoding methionine ABC transporter ATP-binding protein: MAPHIEFRGVTKSFRSGDAAVAAVEGVDLSIERGEIFGIIGYSGAGKSTLLRLINALEHPTSGAVVVDGRDLTRMRERELRGVRAGIGMIFQQFNLFRSRTVFGNIAYPLKVAGWPAEKRKQRVAELLAFVGLTDKAWAYPDQLSGGQKQRVGIARALATNPSILLADEATSALDPETTADVLSLLKRVNAELGVTIVVITHEMEVVRSIADRVAVLDAGRVIETGSVFEVFSNPQTPTARRFVGTVLRNQPGAADIERLRGKHAGRIVSARIHDDGRLGSVLSDAVGRHDVRFEIVYGGISALQGRSFGSLTLELVGEPANVDALIAELRAVTEVEEVAA, from the coding sequence GTGGCACCGCACATCGAGTTCCGCGGCGTCACCAAGAGCTTCCGCTCCGGTGACGCCGCGGTCGCGGCCGTCGAGGGCGTGGACCTCAGCATCGAACGCGGCGAGATCTTCGGGATCATCGGCTACTCCGGCGCCGGCAAGAGCACGCTGCTGCGGCTGATCAACGCGCTGGAGCATCCCACCTCGGGCGCCGTCGTGGTGGACGGTCGCGACCTCACCCGGATGCGCGAGCGCGAGCTGCGAGGCGTCCGCGCCGGCATCGGCATGATCTTCCAGCAGTTCAACCTGTTCCGCTCGCGCACGGTGTTCGGCAACATCGCCTATCCGCTGAAGGTGGCCGGCTGGCCGGCGGAGAAGCGCAAGCAGCGGGTGGCGGAGCTGCTCGCGTTCGTCGGGCTGACGGACAAGGCCTGGGCGTACCCCGACCAGCTCTCCGGCGGCCAGAAGCAGCGCGTCGGCATCGCCAGGGCGCTCGCGACGAACCCGTCCATCCTGCTGGCGGACGAGGCGACCAGCGCGCTCGACCCCGAGACGACGGCCGACGTGCTCTCCCTGCTGAAGCGCGTGAACGCCGAGCTCGGCGTGACGATCGTCGTCATCACGCACGAGATGGAGGTCGTCCGCTCGATCGCCGACCGGGTCGCCGTGCTCGACGCGGGACGGGTGATCGAGACCGGCTCCGTGTTCGAGGTGTTCTCCAACCCGCAGACCCCGACCGCTCGGCGCTTCGTCGGCACCGTGCTCCGCAACCAGCCGGGCGCGGCCGACATCGAGCGGCTGCGCGGGAAGCACGCGGGCCGGATCGTGTCCGCGCGCATCCACGACGACGGCAGGCTCGGCTCCGTGCTGTCGGACGCCGTCGGCCGTCACGACGTCCGGTTCGAGATCGTCTACGGCGGCATCTCGGCGCTCCAAGGGCGGTCGTTCGGCAGCCTCACGCTGGAGCTCGTCGGCGAGCCCGCCAACGTGGATGCCCTGATCGCCGAGCTCCGCGCCGTCACCGAGGTCGAGGAGGTGGCCGCGTGA
- a CDS encoding MetQ/NlpA family ABC transporter substrate-binding protein encodes MSDATPPVPSLPEKPKKSKTGWIVGVAVALVVVIVAVVLVAVNLNGAGSSEAAGKRVTVTIGTTEQAAPYWPILKQEAAKEGIDIQVVGFRDYTQANPALADGQLDLNLFQHLQFLANYDVQAKQDLVPIASTLVVPLPLYSKKYTSLESIPKGAQVAIPNDPTNQARALLVLQKAGLLTLKDGGNTLATPADIDASASKVTVIAVDAAQTAPALDSAAAAIVNNNFALTAGLDPKSALFQDDPKSATAEPYINAFVAREKDKDDKTYLKIAELYHTKAVEDAVLADSKNTAVIVEKSQSDLIGILDGLKKTIEAAK; translated from the coding sequence ATGTCCGACGCCACCCCACCCGTCCCCTCGCTCCCCGAGAAGCCGAAGAAGTCGAAGACCGGCTGGATCGTCGGCGTCGCCGTCGCGCTGGTCGTCGTGATCGTCGCCGTGGTGCTGGTGGCCGTGAACCTGAACGGCGCCGGTTCGTCCGAGGCTGCGGGCAAGCGCGTCACCGTCACGATCGGCACCACCGAGCAGGCGGCCCCGTACTGGCCGATCCTGAAGCAGGAGGCCGCGAAGGAGGGCATCGACATCCAGGTGGTCGGCTTCCGCGACTACACGCAGGCCAACCCCGCGCTCGCCGACGGCCAGCTCGACCTGAACTTGTTCCAGCACCTGCAGTTCCTCGCGAACTACGACGTTCAGGCCAAGCAGGATCTCGTCCCGATCGCCTCCACGCTGGTCGTCCCGCTGCCGCTGTACTCGAAGAAGTACACCTCGCTCGAGTCGATCCCGAAGGGCGCGCAGGTCGCGATCCCGAACGACCCCACCAACCAGGCGCGTGCCCTTCTCGTTCTGCAGAAGGCCGGTCTCCTGACACTGAAGGACGGCGGCAACACGCTCGCCACGCCCGCCGACATCGACGCGTCCGCATCGAAGGTCACCGTCATCGCGGTCGACGCCGCGCAGACCGCGCCCGCCCTGGACTCGGCCGCCGCCGCGATCGTGAACAACAACTTCGCGCTGACCGCCGGGCTCGACCCGAAGTCGGCCCTCTTCCAGGACGACCCGAAGTCGGCCACCGCCGAGCCGTACATCAACGCGTTCGTCGCCCGCGAGAAGGACAAGGACGACAAGACCTACCTGAAGATCGCGGAGCTGTACCACACCAAGGCGGTCGAGGACGCGGTCCTTGCCGACTCCAAGAACACCGCGGTGATCGTCGAGAAGTCGCAGTCCGACCTGATCGGCATCCTCGACGGCCTCAAGAAGACGATCGAGGCGGCGAAGTAG
- a CDS encoding cupin domain-containing protein — translation MATDERGPGDRPALSRCTTLDAGTFAREHWGRRPLFTPAAALDQDFSDLFSTADVDELVASRALRTPFVRMAKEGDVLSPGRFTGPGGFGAEIADQLDADKVLAEFGAGATLVLQGLHRTWPPIAEFSRRLAEELGHPCQVNAYITPASSRGFDPHYDVHDVFVLQIAGEKHWRIHEPVHPDPLRDQPWSDHRAAVAARAQETPAIDEVFRPGDALYLPRGWIHSAEALGGVSVHLTIGVAAYTRDEVVRAAVARAADTAALRASLPLGFDPDDTAALAPIVDDALATLRAALDDPATRASVLETVAAGLARRRASDIRPEPVRPLATIAQAGDLTADTALVLREGLRPVQEVDADTVAVRLPAKTATLPVAAAAAVDRLLDGSPVRIADLPELDASSAIVVARRLLREGIVVVATP, via the coding sequence ATGGCGACGGACGAGCGCGGGCCGGGCGACCGGCCCGCGCTTTCGCGCTGCACGACGCTCGATGCCGGGACGTTCGCCCGCGAGCACTGGGGACGCCGCCCGCTCTTCACTCCCGCGGCCGCCCTCGACCAGGACTTCTCGGACCTGTTCAGTACCGCCGATGTGGATGAACTGGTCGCCTCGCGCGCGCTGCGCACCCCGTTCGTGCGCATGGCGAAGGAGGGCGACGTCCTCTCCCCCGGCCGCTTCACCGGCCCGGGCGGATTCGGAGCGGAGATCGCCGACCAGCTGGACGCCGACAAGGTGCTCGCGGAGTTCGGTGCCGGCGCGACCCTCGTGCTGCAGGGCCTGCACCGCACCTGGCCGCCGATCGCGGAGTTCTCGCGCCGGCTTGCCGAGGAGCTCGGGCATCCCTGCCAGGTGAACGCCTACATCACCCCGGCGTCGTCGCGCGGCTTCGATCCGCACTACGACGTACACGATGTCTTCGTGCTGCAGATCGCCGGTGAGAAGCACTGGCGCATCCACGAGCCCGTGCATCCGGACCCGCTGCGTGACCAGCCGTGGAGCGACCACCGCGCGGCGGTCGCCGCCCGCGCGCAGGAGACGCCGGCCATCGACGAGGTGTTCCGGCCCGGCGACGCGCTCTACCTGCCGCGCGGCTGGATCCACTCGGCGGAGGCGCTCGGCGGCGTCTCGGTGCACCTGACCATCGGCGTCGCCGCGTACACCCGCGACGAGGTCGTGCGGGCTGCGGTCGCGCGGGCGGCGGACACGGCGGCGCTGCGCGCCTCCCTCCCTCTCGGCTTCGACCCGGACGACACGGCTGCGCTGGCCCCGATCGTCGACGACGCCCTCGCCACACTGCGCGCCGCCCTCGACGACCCGGCGACCCGCGCGAGCGTGCTGGAGACCGTGGCGGCGGGCCTCGCCCGCCGCAGGGCCTCCGACATCCGGCCGGAGCCGGTTCGCCCGCTGGCGACGATCGCCCAGGCGGGCGATCTCACCGCGGACACCGCCCTGGTGCTGCGGGAGGGTCTCCGCCCCGTGCAGGAGGTGGACGCCGACACGGTCGCCGTCCGGCTGCCCGCGAAGACCGCGACCCTGCCCGTCGCCGCGGCGGCCGCGGTCGACCGGCTGCTCGACGGCAGCCCGGTGCGCATCGCCGACCTCCCGGAGCTGGACGCGTCCTCGGCCATCGTCGTCGCCCGGCGGCTGCTGCGCGAGGGGATCGTGGTGGTCGCGACGCCGTGA